In Methanomassiliicoccus sp., one DNA window encodes the following:
- a CDS encoding DNA primase small subunit PriS has protein sequence MRGWFQRYYQSRPPRAPERLDRREFGFMFFDRDYVQRHLGFGEVGQLHSFLQGQVPSHTYYSSAYYQLPAAATMEEKKWLGADVVFDLDADHVKGAETLTYAEMLARIKVELLRLLDDFLLGDLGLDVSHLKIVFSGGRGYHIHVVDARLATLRSHERREIVDYIAGTDLNMEWVFPERITNVKTFRAGAQESRVRSIPSISSGGWRRRMRDGIVWLVEEMRSRDLDDLRARLPTLAQESDTMIQGMLRDLYSKSGSREGADLMLSGNAFSSFTDRRHLDLFLRLLEVEVKPRFTAEIDEPVTSDIKRLIRLPLSLHGKTGLRVTPMSREQLSSFDPLRDAVPDIFPERPIEVYVPRPAEVEIKGERFRVQGICEVPTYAAIFMIGRRMATLEVPPEE, from the coding sequence ATGAGGGGATGGTTCCAGCGGTACTACCAGAGCCGTCCCCCCAGGGCACCGGAGAGGCTGGACCGGAGGGAGTTCGGGTTCATGTTCTTCGACCGGGACTACGTCCAGAGGCATCTGGGGTTCGGGGAGGTGGGCCAGCTGCACTCCTTCCTGCAGGGGCAGGTGCCGTCCCATACCTACTACTCCTCTGCGTACTACCAGCTGCCCGCCGCGGCCACCATGGAGGAGAAGAAATGGCTGGGGGCAGACGTGGTGTTCGACCTCGATGCCGACCACGTCAAGGGCGCGGAGACGCTAACCTACGCGGAGATGCTGGCGCGCATCAAGGTGGAGCTGCTCCGCCTCCTGGACGACTTCCTGCTGGGGGACCTAGGCCTGGACGTGTCGCACCTAAAGATCGTCTTCTCCGGCGGTCGGGGCTACCATATCCACGTGGTCGATGCCAGACTGGCCACGCTCCGCAGCCACGAGCGGCGGGAGATCGTGGACTACATAGCGGGCACCGACCTGAACATGGAGTGGGTGTTCCCGGAGCGGATCACCAATGTGAAGACGTTCCGTGCCGGGGCCCAGGAGAGCAGGGTGCGCAGCATTCCGTCCATCAGCTCCGGGGGGTGGCGTCGGAGGATGCGCGACGGCATCGTATGGCTGGTGGAGGAGATGCGCTCCCGGGACCTGGATGACCTGCGGGCGCGGCTGCCCACGCTGGCCCAGGAATCGGACACCATGATCCAGGGGATGCTGCGGGACCTGTACTCCAAGAGCGGGAGCAGGGAGGGCGCGGACCTTATGCTCTCTGGCAACGCCTTCTCGAGCTTCACCGACCGGAGGCATCTGGACCTGTTCCTCCGCCTCCTGGAGGTGGAGGTCAAGCCCCGGTTCACGGCGGAGATCGATGAGCCGGTGACCAGTGACATCAAGCGACTGATCCGCCTGCCCCTCTCCCTGCATGGGAAGACCGGCCTCAGGGTCACACCCATGAGCCGAGAGCAGCTGAGCTCCTTTGACCCTCTGCGCGATGCCGTGCCCGACATCTTCCCCGAACGGCCGATCGAGGTCTACGTGCCCCGGCCCGCCGAGGTCGAGATCAAGGGCGAGCGTTTCCGCGTGCAAGGAATATGCGAGGTGCCGACGTATGCGGCGATCTTCATGATAGGCCGCCGCATGGCCACTCTGGAGGTCCCCCCGGAGGAGTGA
- a CDS encoding zinc metalloprotease HtpX, with amino-acid sequence MMFAVLTVIFVVVGWAVGTYFVGNWVLGALVFLVFAAVMNFVSYFFSSKIVLASYRAKVVTEADSPRLYRIVRSIASTADLPMPKVAIVPSQTPNAFATGRNPKNATVAATEGILQLLNDDELTGVLAHEMAHVKNHDMLVMTVASTLAGAISFASRTLLYGSMFGGGGDRDNSGFIIALVVAITAPIAAMLVQLAVSRSREYKADYEGAMMIGRPMSLAKALRKLEAGNKARPMTVGNPASSNLWIVNPFSAKGLANLFATHPPMDERIRRLEAMAGGIRF; translated from the coding sequence ATGATGTTCGCGGTCCTGACGGTGATCTTCGTCGTCGTAGGATGGGCCGTCGGCACATACTTTGTGGGCAACTGGGTCCTGGGAGCCTTGGTGTTCCTGGTGTTTGCCGCGGTCATGAACTTCGTGTCGTACTTCTTCTCCTCCAAGATCGTTCTGGCGTCCTACCGGGCCAAGGTGGTGACCGAGGCCGATTCACCTCGGCTGTACCGTATCGTGAGGTCCATCGCCTCCACCGCCGATCTCCCCATGCCCAAGGTCGCCATCGTGCCCTCGCAGACCCCCAACGCCTTCGCCACGGGGCGCAACCCCAAGAACGCCACCGTCGCTGCCACGGAAGGCATCCTCCAGCTGCTCAACGATGACGAGCTGACCGGAGTGCTGGCGCACGAGATGGCGCACGTCAAGAACCATGATATGCTGGTCATGACCGTGGCCTCCACCCTGGCCGGGGCCATCTCCTTCGCCTCCCGCACCCTCCTCTATGGCTCCATGTTCGGAGGGGGCGGTGACCGCGACAACAGCGGCTTCATAATCGCCCTAGTGGTCGCCATAACCGCGCCCATAGCGGCCATGCTGGTGCAGCTGGCGGTGTCGCGCAGCCGGGAGTACAAGGCCGACTACGAGGGCGCCATGATGATCGGCCGACCCATGTCGCTGGCCAAGGCCCTCAGGAAGCTGGAGGCCGGCAACAAGGCCAGGCCCATGACCGTAGGCAACCCCGCGTCGTCCAACCTATGGATCGTCAACCCCTTCTCCGCGAAGGGGCTGGCCAACCTGTTCGCGACCCACCCCCCCATGGACGAGAGGATACGCCGCCTCGAGGCCATGGCCGGCGGTATAAGGTTCTGA
- a CDS encoding PHP domain-containing protein, whose amino-acid sequence MGTDPLMNLHTHTRFSDGDFTAEQIIITAAEHHLSHIGITDHLMTDKCRSMFAGDLGNYIDVLRELGRRHRHIDVLAGVEIDTRPDHCDLESLPIDDLNRLDYVLFEFVQTKEGTSLENLEPLLKDINVPCGLAHNDLEKNFAPWGPEAVADYLSTFDIFVEVNTAWPYKRDGLMFWERAERYYQAFTGKVLVSVGTDVHHSLAEVYNLDKAYHFLRRVGLMDDLVVR is encoded by the coding sequence ATGGGAACAGATCCGTTGATGAACCTGCACACGCACACGAGGTTCTCGGACGGGGACTTCACAGCGGAGCAGATCATCATCACCGCGGCGGAGCACCACCTCTCGCACATCGGCATAACCGACCACCTCATGACGGACAAGTGCCGCTCCATGTTCGCCGGCGACCTCGGTAACTACATAGATGTCCTGCGGGAGCTGGGGCGGAGGCACCGTCACATCGATGTGCTCGCCGGGGTGGAGATCGACACCCGGCCGGACCACTGCGACCTGGAGAGCCTGCCCATCGACGACCTGAACCGCCTGGACTACGTGCTCTTCGAGTTCGTGCAGACCAAGGAAGGTACGTCACTGGAGAACCTGGAGCCGCTGCTGAAGGACATCAACGTACCCTGCGGGCTGGCGCACAACGACCTGGAGAAGAACTTCGCTCCCTGGGGCCCGGAGGCGGTGGCCGATTACCTCTCCACGTTCGACATCTTCGTGGAGGTCAACACCGCGTGGCCGTACAAACGGGACGGCCTTATGTTCTGGGAGAGGGCCGAAAGGTACTACCAGGCGTTCACCGGGAAGGTCCTGGTGTCGGTAGGCACGGACGTCCATCACAGCCTCGCCGAGGTCTACAACCTCGACAAGGCGTACCATTTCCTTCGGCGGGTGGGGCTGATGGACGACCTCGTGGTGCGCTGA
- a CDS encoding bifunctional hexulose-6-phosphate synthase/ribonuclease regulator → MRPVLQVALDLMHLKRALEIASEAVEGGADWIEAGTPLIKSEGADALRQLKKAFPGHVIVADMKTMDVGSFEVEIAAKAGADVISVLGLADDGTVHEAVLSARQYGAKVMVDLIGTEDKVSRARRAEELGASLVCLHVGIDEQMKGGAAPADLVKRVSSAVGIPVAVAGGITSETAPALLAAGASVIIVGGNIIKAEDVAGAARRVKEAMASGEAIAGTTSKKYGEGEIALALSKVSTCNVADAMHKAGVMRLIHPRIDHGVKMIGRALTVQTSKGDWAKPVEAIDRAEEGDVLVIDAGGSEIACFGELAAWSCRSKGVRGVVIEGALRDVDAIFEMGFPAFSRYIAPNAGEPKGYGGIGHEIVCGEQLVRTGDWIVGDESGVVVIPQERAVEIANRAVDVAEREVRIREEIKRGGTLSKVQELEKWEQIR, encoded by the coding sequence ATGAGACCGGTCTTGCAGGTGGCTCTGGACCTCATGCACCTGAAACGGGCCTTGGAGATAGCCTCCGAGGCGGTGGAGGGGGGAGCGGATTGGATCGAGGCGGGGACCCCGCTCATCAAGTCCGAGGGTGCGGACGCGCTGCGTCAGCTTAAGAAGGCGTTCCCGGGGCACGTGATCGTGGCGGACATGAAGACCATGGACGTCGGCTCCTTTGAGGTGGAGATCGCCGCCAAGGCCGGGGCCGACGTCATCAGCGTGCTCGGCCTCGCTGACGACGGGACCGTTCACGAGGCGGTGCTCTCCGCCCGGCAGTACGGCGCCAAGGTCATGGTGGACCTCATCGGCACGGAGGACAAGGTCTCCCGGGCCAGGAGGGCCGAGGAGCTGGGCGCGTCGCTGGTGTGCCTGCACGTGGGGATCGATGAGCAGATGAAGGGCGGGGCCGCGCCAGCTGACCTCGTGAAAAGGGTGTCCAGCGCGGTGGGCATACCGGTGGCGGTGGCCGGGGGGATCACCTCGGAGACGGCCCCGGCGCTGCTCGCGGCGGGAGCGTCGGTCATCATCGTGGGGGGCAACATCATCAAGGCCGAGGACGTGGCCGGGGCCGCGCGGCGCGTCAAGGAGGCCATGGCCTCTGGTGAGGCTATCGCCGGCACCACGTCCAAGAAGTACGGAGAGGGGGAGATCGCCCTTGCTCTGTCAAAGGTCTCCACCTGCAACGTCGCCGATGCCATGCACAAGGCCGGGGTGATGAGGCTGATACACCCGCGCATCGATCATGGCGTCAAGATGATCGGCCGGGCCCTGACGGTGCAGACCTCCAAGGGGGACTGGGCCAAGCCCGTGGAAGCGATCGACCGTGCCGAGGAGGGGGACGTCCTGGTCATCGATGCAGGGGGCTCCGAGATCGCCTGCTTCGGGGAGCTGGCGGCGTGGAGCTGCCGCAGCAAGGGGGTCCGCGGCGTGGTCATCGAGGGCGCGCTGCGGGACGTGGACGCCATCTTCGAGATGGGGTTCCCAGCCTTCTCCCGTTACATCGCCCCCAACGCCGGGGAGCCCAAGGGCTACGGCGGCATCGGGCATGAGATCGTGTGCGGCGAGCAGCTCGTCCGCACCGGGGACTGGATCGTGGGGGACGAGAGCGGGGTGGTGGTCATCCCCCAGGAGAGGGCGGTGGAGATCGCCAACCGCGCGGTGGACGTGGCGGAGAGGGAGGTCCGCATCCGCGAGGAGATCAAGCGCGGGGGAACGCTGTCCAAGGTCCAGGAGCTGGAGAAATGGGAACAGATCCGTTGA
- a CDS encoding circadian clock protein KaiC: MKDTAVRARCVTGIVGLDSILGGGIPTGSLVLVTGVPGVGKTSLALEFAVRGAAMGERSLVLTTVERPEKLIASVPEFDFFDNRLMEKGILTFLELSDFLDGSSISGRPETSEEFSRLGENISKYILEHNIKRLVIDTYHTIFYGIKDDSIPRDLLLTLSETMYVKNCTGILVADANPSTSIESIISDGVIILGNLERRSDLLRTMQVLKMKATCHSRAKYVIDLTTCGVLVTPLLRGGL; this comes from the coding sequence ATGAAAGATACCGCGGTACGGGCCAGATGCGTCACCGGCATCGTAGGCCTGGACTCCATACTGGGGGGAGGCATACCCACCGGCAGCCTGGTGCTCGTCACCGGCGTCCCCGGCGTAGGTAAGACCTCGCTTGCCCTGGAGTTCGCCGTACGCGGTGCGGCCATGGGCGAGCGCTCCCTGGTGCTCACCACCGTGGAGAGGCCGGAGAAACTGATAGCGTCGGTACCGGAGTTCGACTTCTTCGACAACAGGCTCATGGAGAAGGGCATCCTGACCTTCCTGGAACTGAGCGACTTCCTGGACGGAAGCTCCATATCTGGGCGACCCGAGACCAGCGAGGAGTTCAGCAGGCTGGGGGAGAACATCTCCAAGTACATCCTGGAGCACAACATCAAGAGGCTGGTCATCGACACCTACCACACCATCTTCTACGGCATCAAGGACGACTCCATCCCCCGGGACCTGCTGTTGACGCTGTCGGAAACGATGTACGTCAAGAACTGCACCGGGATCCTGGTCGCGGATGCCAACCCCAGCACCAGCATCGAGAGCATCATCTCCGACGGGGTCATCATCCTCGGGAACCTGGAGAGGCGTTCGGACCTTCTGCGTACCATGCAGGTGTTAAAGATGAAGGCCACCTGTCACTCAAGAGCCAAGTACGTCATCGACCTCACCACCTGCGGCGTTCTCGTAACACCGCTGTTAAGAGGTGGACTATGA
- a CDS encoding type IV pilin → MMKKSFKNRSAVSPVIATILMVAITVVLAAVLYVMVMGFGGTSSSAPTGSVASVEKVDNDELRFTFGTFSKETQFTDCKVAFGFDGVMGGAVVMNTAIPDVTFDTVVCEISYTDLGADGKISMGDYITVKTTASTIDLAEGEYTCTIIWGQDGSVIGTKSITV, encoded by the coding sequence ATGATGAAGAAGAGCTTTAAGAACCGCTCCGCGGTGTCCCCGGTCATCGCGACCATTTTGATGGTCGCTATCACCGTCGTGCTGGCCGCGGTATTGTACGTAATGGTCATGGGATTCGGAGGAACTAGCTCCTCTGCGCCCACTGGATCGGTTGCATCTGTTGAAAAGGTTGATAACGACGAGCTTAGGTTCACCTTCGGTACGTTCAGCAAGGAGACCCAGTTTACCGATTGCAAGGTAGCCTTTGGCTTTGATGGTGTGATGGGGGGCGCTGTGGTTATGAACACTGCTATCCCTGATGTCACTTTTGACACCGTGGTCTGTGAGATTTCTTATACTGATCTCGGTGCGGATGGTAAGATCAGCATGGGTGACTACATTACTGTAAAGACCACCGCTTCTACCATTGACCTTGCAGAGGGTGAGTACACCTGCACCATTATATGGGGACAGGATGGATCCGTGATTGGAACCAAGAGCATCACCGTTTAA
- a CDS encoding RDD family protein, whose amino-acid sequence MHTGFDILESSGALRRHWVRRLIAGLVDMIIVFVPIWMVLSYLEVPDLTIATGVSAGVGWFLYAGFLEGRYGRTVGKLLVRHKVVSMREHRNYRQTFIRSVPKLFWFIFLPFDVFAGLATEGDPRKRWSDGVAHTLVIAYYPSVSRARKVPRAQPRMHRREGKFDL is encoded by the coding sequence ATGCACACAGGGTTCGATATCTTGGAGAGCAGTGGCGCTCTCCGACGCCATTGGGTCCGCAGGCTCATCGCCGGGCTGGTGGACATGATCATCGTCTTCGTACCGATCTGGATGGTTCTATCCTATCTTGAGGTTCCGGACCTCACCATCGCCACTGGCGTTAGCGCCGGGGTGGGGTGGTTCCTGTACGCGGGGTTCCTGGAGGGCCGCTACGGCCGCACCGTGGGCAAGCTACTGGTGCGGCACAAGGTGGTGTCCATGCGCGAGCACCGCAACTACCGGCAGACGTTCATCCGGTCCGTCCCCAAGCTGTTCTGGTTCATCTTCCTGCCCTTCGACGTGTTCGCTGGGCTTGCCACGGAGGGTGATCCGCGCAAGCGGTGGTCCGATGGCGTGGCCCACACGCTAGTGATAGCATACTACCCCTCAGTGTCCCGGGCCCGAAAGGTGCCCCGGGCGCAGCCGCGCATGCACCGCCGGGAAGGCAAGTTCGACCTCTGA
- the tnpB gene encoding IS200/IS605 family element transposase accessory protein TnpB, producing MAIRKYEYRLYPDKKQIRRLEEQIRIGTEVYNRLLTIYKEEYLEKGIKIRKYDLEYHVTSLRKENVAYGAMYRITLTSIAKRISRGLDYYFRQMSEWKEGKARKPGLPRYKKSLRSIEFAPLSVKIIDDKTVKIGRIGKIEAVVHRETEGEIKEVTVIRKPSGKWHIIFTCDIPDEIVERTAGGEIGIDMGVLSFATLSDGTKIENPRFLAKSEKRIRRLHKDLSRKVKGSNNWMRTKDLIASAYETVENQRNDFLHKTSRALVDEYRLIAVESLGISRMIVGQRTAKSISDVSWYKFRRMLEYKASSAGTQVIFDKPFSPTSKTCSACGNIIEMPLSERTFVCPSCGLTIDRDINAAINILNNCRAGSARIDACGDGSSTSLIREKRVLSLNQELYV from the coding sequence ATGGCAATTCGAAAGTACGAATATCGGTTATACCCAGACAAGAAACAAATACGTCGATTAGAAGAGCAAATTCGGATCGGTACTGAGGTATACAACCGTCTTCTCACCATCTACAAGGAAGAATATCTGGAAAAAGGCATCAAGATTAGGAAATATGATCTAGAGTACCACGTAACATCATTACGAAAAGAAAACGTTGCTTATGGAGCAATGTATCGAATTACCTTAACAAGCATCGCAAAGCGGATATCAAGAGGTTTAGACTATTACTTCCGTCAAATGTCCGAATGGAAAGAAGGTAAGGCAAGAAAACCAGGGCTTCCCAGATATAAAAAGAGCTTACGTAGTATAGAGTTCGCTCCTCTCTCAGTTAAAATTATTGACGATAAAACAGTAAAAATCGGGAGGATCGGAAAGATTGAAGCGGTCGTTCACAGAGAGACTGAAGGGGAGATAAAGGAGGTCACAGTAATCAGGAAACCTTCAGGAAAGTGGCACATCATATTTACCTGCGACATTCCTGATGAAATAGTTGAACGTACTGCTGGAGGGGAGATCGGTATCGATATGGGGGTGCTCAGTTTTGCTACACTCTCAGATGGCACCAAGATAGAGAATCCTCGTTTTCTGGCAAAATCAGAAAAAAGGATCAGGAGGCTCCATAAAGACCTCTCTCGAAAAGTAAAGGGCAGCAATAACTGGATGCGCACCAAGGACCTTATCGCTTCAGCTTATGAAACAGTAGAGAACCAGAGAAACGATTTTCTTCACAAAACATCCAGAGCGTTGGTGGATGAATACCGTTTAATCGCAGTCGAATCATTGGGTATTTCAAGAATGATTGTAGGCCAGAGAACAGCCAAATCGATCTCGGATGTTTCTTGGTATAAGTTCAGAAGGATGCTTGAGTATAAGGCTTCAAGTGCTGGTACTCAAGTTATATTCGATAAACCATTTTCTCCAACAAGTAAAACATGCTCAGCGTGTGGTAATATTATCGAGATGCCATTAAGCGAGAGAACGTTTGTTTGTCCCTCTTGTGGCCTCACCATTGATAGGGACATTAACGCTGCGATCAACATACTTAATAACTGTAGGGCGGGGAGCGCCCGAATCGACGCCTGTGGAGATGGGTCCTCCACTTCTCTCATCAGAGAGAAGCGAGTCCTGTCGTTGAATCAGGAACTATATGTTTGA
- a CDS encoding arsenate reductase ArsC, producing MAPYDSKKRTVQNVLFVCHHNSARSQMAEAFLNDRYGEYFQAFSAGTEPSAELDPRAVEVMREVGLDISNKTPKSVDEFIRAGTRFEYVVTTCYEAKRHCPYIPAPEQVHARFDDPRTFEGNDEEQLEQMRRLRDQISEWVDRFFGPRASLQELEEQPVR from the coding sequence ATGGCCCCGTACGACAGTAAAAAACGGACAGTTCAGAACGTTCTCTTTGTCTGCCACCATAACTCCGCCCGTTCCCAGATGGCCGAGGCCTTCCTGAACGACCGCTACGGGGAGTACTTCCAGGCGTTCTCGGCCGGCACCGAGCCCTCGGCCGAGCTGGACCCTCGGGCGGTGGAGGTCATGCGCGAGGTCGGTCTGGACATTTCTAACAAGACGCCGAAGAGCGTGGACGAGTTCATCCGTGCTGGCACTCGGTTCGAGTACGTGGTCACTACCTGCTACGAGGCTAAGCGCCACTGCCCCTACATCCCCGCGCCGGAGCAGGTCCACGCCCGCTTCGACGACCCCCGGACCTTCGAGGGGAACGACGAAGAGCAGCTGGAACAGATGAGGCGGCTGCGTGACCAGATATCCGAATGGGTGGACCGTTTCTTCGGTCCCCGGGCCTCCTTACAGGAACTCGAGGAACAGCCAGTACGTTAG
- a CDS encoding anion transporter: MELSIPVVVLCAVFLLIAVRQVGGYRLQIWQVMLGGALVVLLTLQISPLDALAAINIDVMLFLLGMFIVGEALHRSGLLFHLGHRVFRRAGSVDALVLLVLFSIGGLSVLLMNDTLAIIGTPLVLHFALKQKVSPKLLLLALAFAVTIGSAMSPIGNPQNLLIALNDGIDAPFVTFFSRLFVPTIVNLLLAYAVLRWFYRDEFRRELPPMEDDGVKDLVLAKWCKVSLVLIIAMIALKIVLVMVRPDLDFRLTYIALAGATPIVLFSSRRAEVVRNVDWSTLVFFASMFVLMAAVWNAGFFQGLLDGVTGLTSLPMVLGVSVVLSQFISNVPFVALYMPLLLEAGGGTTEMIALAAGSTIAGNLLILGAASNVIIIQNAEREGQTLTFLEFARVGIPLTLLNCLTYWLFLEFL; this comes from the coding sequence ATGGAGCTCAGCATCCCGGTGGTGGTCCTGTGCGCGGTCTTCCTGCTCATCGCTGTGCGGCAGGTGGGCGGGTACCGCCTCCAGATCTGGCAGGTCATGCTGGGTGGCGCGCTGGTAGTGCTGCTGACCCTGCAGATCTCTCCCTTGGATGCATTGGCGGCGATCAACATCGACGTGATGCTGTTCCTCCTGGGTATGTTCATCGTGGGGGAGGCGCTCCACCGCAGCGGCCTATTGTTCCATCTCGGACACCGGGTGTTCCGCCGGGCGGGGAGCGTAGACGCGCTCGTCCTCCTCGTATTGTTCTCCATCGGCGGGTTGTCGGTGCTGCTCATGAACGACACCCTGGCCATCATCGGCACGCCCCTGGTGCTGCACTTCGCGCTCAAGCAGAAGGTGTCCCCCAAGCTCCTGCTTCTGGCATTGGCCTTCGCGGTCACCATCGGCAGCGCCATGAGCCCCATAGGGAACCCCCAGAACCTGCTCATCGCGCTGAACGACGGCATCGATGCTCCCTTCGTGACCTTCTTCTCTCGGCTGTTCGTCCCGACGATCGTCAATCTCCTCCTGGCATACGCGGTCCTGCGATGGTTCTATAGGGACGAGTTCCGGCGGGAGCTCCCCCCGATGGAGGATGATGGTGTCAAGGACCTCGTCCTCGCGAAGTGGTGCAAGGTCTCGCTGGTGCTCATCATCGCCATGATCGCCCTGAAGATCGTACTGGTGATGGTCCGGCCGGACCTCGACTTCCGCCTGACGTACATCGCCCTGGCCGGGGCCACCCCCATAGTGTTATTCTCCTCTCGGCGTGCCGAGGTGGTCAGGAACGTCGACTGGTCGACCCTGGTGTTCTTCGCCTCCATGTTCGTCCTCATGGCCGCGGTGTGGAACGCTGGCTTCTTCCAGGGACTGCTGGACGGCGTGACCGGCCTGACCTCCCTGCCCATGGTCCTGGGGGTGAGCGTGGTGCTGAGCCAGTTCATATCCAACGTACCGTTCGTGGCATTGTACATGCCGCTGCTGCTGGAGGCCGGCGGAGGGACTACGGAGATGATAGCCCTGGCCGCAGGCAGCACCATCGCCGGGAACCTCCTCATCCTGGGGGCGGCCAGCAATGTTATAATTATCCAGAACGCCGAGAGGGAGGGGCAGACCCTGACCTTCCTGGAGTTCGCCCGCGTGGGCATTCCGCTTACTCTGCTCAACTGCCTAACGTACTGGCTGTTCCTCGAGTTCCTGTAA
- a CDS encoding DUF367 family protein, translated as MAVRLYVYDEDQCDPKKCTGKKLIRFNLAQEIASLKRAPYGAIVLTPFSQKAVSREDRRAAEAHGIMVMDMSWNQIDTFPKLRRDLRQRSLPYMLAANPVNWGKPFKLSSVEALAASLYIMGYKEQAVQALSKFGWGEQFLKLNQEPLDRYSEVETSAEVVRIQMEYLPPERPE; from the coding sequence ATGGCCGTCCGCCTGTACGTGTACGATGAGGACCAGTGCGATCCCAAGAAGTGCACCGGAAAGAAGCTCATCCGCTTCAACCTGGCCCAGGAGATCGCGTCCCTGAAGCGCGCGCCCTACGGGGCCATAGTCCTCACGCCCTTCTCCCAGAAGGCCGTCTCCCGCGAGGACCGACGTGCCGCGGAGGCCCATGGCATCATGGTGATGGACATGTCGTGGAACCAGATCGATACCTTTCCAAAACTGAGGAGGGACCTGAGGCAGAGGTCCCTGCCGTACATGCTCGCGGCCAACCCCGTGAACTGGGGGAAGCCGTTCAAGCTCTCCAGCGTGGAGGCCCTGGCCGCGTCGCTGTACATCATGGGCTACAAGGAGCAGGCCGTGCAGGCGCTGTCCAAGTTCGGCTGGGGGGAGCAGTTCCTGAAGCTTAACCAGGAACCGCTCGACCGCTATTCGGAAGTGGAGACCAGCGCCGAGGTGGTGCGCATCCAGATGGAGTACCTCCCCCCGGAGCGTCCCGAGTGA
- a CDS encoding DUF424 family protein, translated as MFLIRMHRHGREMVLAAADKELVGTVLRDEDLRLDVCPEFYEGEEGDEDVLLNRLTMCTVANLVGERAVAVAIREGYIDDECILRIAGVPHAQLAKM; from the coding sequence ATGTTCTTGATAAGGATGCACAGGCACGGCCGGGAGATGGTCCTGGCAGCGGCGGACAAGGAGCTGGTGGGTACGGTCCTCAGGGACGAGGACCTGAGGCTCGATGTATGCCCGGAGTTCTATGAGGGCGAGGAAGGCGACGAGGACGTGCTCCTAAACCGCCTCACCATGTGCACCGTGGCCAACCTCGTAGGGGAGCGCGCGGTGGCCGTGGCCATCCGCGAGGGCTACATCGACGACGAATGCATCCTGAGGATCGCTGGGGTCCCCCACGCCCAGCTGGCGAAGATGTAA
- a CDS encoding competence/damage-inducible protein A, which yields MASTPTLIPRKALVAGMRTGIMHIGDELLTGDIDPYPKEIIAMMRDRGSNLDMLEVLGDREDDIVKGFQHAQALGIDILIVTGGLGPTLDDVTREALARYLGADLVVDEEAERALLEALSRWHGRSELLNEIQRRMARVPRGTKALRNITGAACGVEATIGGMIIFLLPGFPNEMVPMFREHILPRIQESGDMELTVQVWQGESILEPLFQEVVSAHRVRIASLPSTRWREEGNKVIFKGPREQAEEARSHFLRLLEKLPQDVSFR from the coding sequence GTGGCATCGACCCCAACCTTAATCCCGCGCAAGGCGTTGGTGGCCGGCATGCGAACGGGGATCATGCACATCGGTGACGAGCTGCTAACAGGCGACATCGATCCTTACCCGAAGGAGATCATCGCCATGATGCGGGACAGGGGGTCCAACCTGGACATGCTGGAGGTCCTAGGCGACAGGGAGGACGATATCGTCAAGGGGTTCCAGCACGCCCAGGCCCTGGGAATCGACATCCTGATCGTCACCGGGGGCCTCGGTCCAACACTGGACGATGTCACCCGGGAGGCCCTGGCCCGGTACCTGGGCGCGGACCTGGTAGTGGACGAGGAGGCGGAGAGGGCGCTGCTGGAGGCGCTGTCCCGATGGCACGGCCGGAGCGAGTTGCTGAACGAAATCCAGCGCCGCATGGCTCGCGTCCCCCGGGGTACGAAGGCGCTGAGGAACATCACCGGGGCGGCATGTGGGGTGGAGGCCACCATCGGGGGGATGATCATCTTCCTCCTTCCGGGGTTCCCCAACGAGATGGTGCCCATGTTCCGGGAGCACATCCTACCGCGCATCCAGGAGAGCGGCGACATGGAGCTGACGGTCCAGGTGTGGCAGGGCGAGTCCATACTGGAGCCATTGTTCCAGGAGGTGGTGTCCGCGCACCGCGTGCGCATCGCCTCCCTTCCCTCCACGAGGTGGCGGGAGGAGGGCAATAAGGTCATCTTCAAAGGCCCCCGGGAGCAGGCGGAGGAGGCCCGCTCCCACTTCCTCCGGCTGCTGGAGAAGCTCCCCCAGGACGTCAGTTTCCGATGA